In Dermochelys coriacea isolate rDerCor1 chromosome 10, rDerCor1.pri.v4, whole genome shotgun sequence, one DNA window encodes the following:
- the THUMPD1 gene encoding THUMP domain-containing protein 1 — protein sequence MAAAEQPAAAMKRRRKAQYVSGQQAKRPRGGGGPRQLELGMQGILITCNMNERKCVGEAYSLLNEYGDLLYGPEKFTNQDDRLSGSEEEEDDVEAALKKEVDQIRTSTEQKLRRFQSVESGANNVVFIRTLGVEPEKLVHHILMDLHTTKKKKTRVILRMLPISGTCKAFMEDMQKYSETFFEPWFKAPSKGTFQIVYKARNNSHMSREEVIKELAGIVGSLNPENKVDLNNPQYTIVVEIIKNVCCLSVVKDYVLFRKYNLQEVVKSKKEELVQQNLLSASQGEKLEEIKLAEEDTKEVKPEDKNQGEEEAKPNESDNQEA from the exons ATGGCCGCCGCGGAGCAGCCGGCTGCGGCGATGAAGCGGCGGCGCAAGGCGCAGTACGTGTCAGGGCAGCAGGCCAAGCGGCCCCGGGGCGGCGGCGGGCCGCGGCAGCTGGAGCTCGGCATGCAGGGCATCCTCATCACCTGCAACATGAACGAGCGCAAGTGCGTGGGGGAGGCCTACAGCCTGCTCAACGAGTATGGGGACCTGCTCTACGGGCCCGAGAAG TTTACAAATCAAGATGACAGGTTGTCAGGAAGcgaagaggaggaagatgatgtTGAAGCTGCCTTAAAGAAAGAAGTCGATCAGATTCGCACTTCGACTGAACAGAAGCTGAGACGATTCCAGTCAGTGGAGAGTGGAGCTAACAATGTGGTTTTTATTAGAACGCTGGGTGTAG AACCTGAGAAGCTCGTGCATCATATATTAATGGACTTGCACACtactaaaaagaagaaaacaagagtTATTCTGCGCATGTTGCCCATTTCTGGAACCTGCAAGGCTTTTATGGAAGATATGCAAAAGTATTCAGAGACGTTCTTTGAGCCTTGGTTTAAAGCCCCTAGTAAGGGTACTTTTCAGATTGTTTACAAAGCTCGTAATAACAGTCACATGAGTAGGGAAGAAGTAATCAAAGAATTGGCAG GAATAGTGGGCAGCCTAAATCCAGAAAACAAAGTGGACCTTAATAACCCCCAGTATACCATTGtggtagaaataataaaaaatgtctgTTGCTTGAGTGTGGTGAAAGACTATGTTTTGTTCAGAAAATATAATCTACAAGAGGTGGTGAAGAGCAAAAAGGAGGAGCTGGTGCAGCAAAACCTGTTGAGTGCTTCCCAAGGGGAGAAGTTGGaagaaataaaacttgcagaagaGGACACTAAAGAAgtgaaaccagaagacaaaaatCAGGGTGAAGAGGAAGCTAAGCCCAATGAGAGCGATAATCAGGAGGCATAG